The Aggregicoccus sp. 17bor-14 genome has a window encoding:
- a CDS encoding glycerol-3-phosphate dehydrogenase/oxidase → MSNRELHWSHLATKTWDLLVIGGGITGASIQREATRAGLRVLLVEQRDFAWGTSSRSTKLVHGGLRYLATGDVRLVRESIRERERLLAEGDGLVTPLPFLLASHRREGLKRWQGRIGVAAYALLEGTLPDGNHRANTLRALVPALVDEPDLVGVPYAEATVDDARLVLRLIQESTVAGATALNYARVTGLLREDGQVVGATLKDTAGAHEATVRARAVVNATGAWADALRAHPPRLRPLRGSHLVFSAERFPLTHGVSFRFARDGRFVCALPWEGATVLGTTDLDHPTPLDTEPSISAAEVEYLLAAAQAEFPSLGLTRADVRSCYAGVRPVISSGERDPSKESRDHLVLAEDGLLTVTGGKLTTCRAIAQDALQALRSRLPALASLQKKGPFLDAAPALAADLPAPARARLQGRYGAAASRLVSETRAEELQPIPGTPTLWAELRWAARHERVVHLEDLLLRRVRLGLLLPHGGEAELPAIRALCQQELSWDDSRWEREAEAYLALWRTHHALPAEA, encoded by the coding sequence ATGTCGAACCGCGAGCTCCACTGGTCCCACCTGGCCACGAAGACCTGGGACCTCCTCGTCATCGGAGGCGGCATCACGGGAGCATCCATCCAGCGCGAGGCCACGCGCGCGGGCCTCCGTGTCCTCCTCGTGGAGCAGCGCGACTTCGCCTGGGGCACCTCGAGCCGCTCGACGAAGCTGGTGCACGGGGGGCTGCGCTACCTCGCCACGGGGGACGTGCGCCTCGTGCGCGAGTCCATCCGCGAGCGCGAGCGCCTCCTCGCCGAGGGCGACGGCCTCGTCACGCCCCTCCCCTTCCTCCTCGCGAGCCACCGCCGCGAGGGCCTCAAGCGCTGGCAGGGCCGCATCGGAGTGGCCGCGTACGCCCTCCTCGAGGGCACCCTCCCCGACGGCAACCACCGCGCGAACACGCTGCGAGCCCTGGTCCCTGCGCTCGTGGACGAGCCGGACCTCGTTGGCGTCCCCTACGCCGAGGCCACGGTGGACGACGCACGGCTCGTGCTGCGCCTCATCCAGGAGTCCACGGTGGCAGGAGCCACCGCGCTCAACTACGCGCGCGTGACGGGCCTGCTGCGCGAGGACGGTCAGGTCGTCGGTGCCACGCTGAAGGACACGGCCGGAGCCCACGAGGCCACGGTCCGGGCGCGCGCCGTCGTCAACGCCACGGGCGCGTGGGCAGACGCGCTGCGCGCCCACCCGCCGCGCCTGCGCCCGCTGCGCGGCAGCCACCTCGTCTTCTCCGCGGAGCGCTTCCCGCTCACCCACGGCGTCAGCTTCCGCTTCGCGCGGGACGGCCGCTTCGTGTGCGCGCTGCCGTGGGAGGGGGCGACGGTGCTGGGCACCACGGACCTGGACCACCCCACTCCACTCGACACCGAGCCGAGCATCAGCGCCGCGGAGGTGGAGTACCTCTTGGCCGCAGCGCAGGCCGAGTTCCCCTCGCTGGGGCTCACGCGCGCGGACGTGCGCTCCTGCTACGCGGGCGTGCGGCCGGTCATCTCGAGCGGCGAGCGGGACCCGTCGAAGGAGTCGAGAGATCACCTCGTGCTTGCGGAGGACGGCCTGCTCACGGTGACGGGCGGCAAGCTCACCACCTGCCGCGCCATCGCCCAGGACGCACTGCAGGCGCTGCGCTCGCGGCTACCGGCGCTCGCGAGCCTGCAGAAGAAGGGCCCGTTTCTCGACGCCGCCCCTGCGCTCGCAGCGGACCTCCCCGCCCCGGCGCGCGCGCGGCTGCAGGGCCGCTACGGCGCAGCAGCCTCGAGACTCGTCTCCGAGACGCGCGCGGAAGAACTGCAGCCCATCCCCGGCACGCCTACCCTCTGGGCCGAGCTGCGCTGGGCCGCCCGCCACGAGCGCGTCGTGCACCTGGAGGACCTCCTGCTGCGGCGGGTTCGGCTCGGCCTGCTGCTGCCACACGGGGGTGAAGCGGAGCTGCCCGCGATCCGCGCGCTCTGTCAGCAGGAGCTCAGCTGGGACGACAGCCGCTGGGAGCGCGAGGCCGAGGCGTACCTCGCGCTGTGGCGCACGCACCACGCGCTGCCCGCCGAGGCCTGA